Proteins encoded within one genomic window of Triticum aestivum cultivar Chinese Spring chromosome 2D, IWGSC CS RefSeq v2.1, whole genome shotgun sequence:
- the LOC123051617 gene encoding photosystem I reaction center subunit N, chloroplastic, which translates to MAGVNTSVVGLKPAAAVPQSASPAAAKRVQVAPAKDRRSALLGLAAVFAVTAASAGSARASVFDEYLEKSKLNKELNDKKRAATSGANFARAYTVQFGSCKFPYNFTGCQDLAKQKKVPFITDDLEIECEGKEKFKCGSNVFWKW; encoded by the exons ATGGCCGGCGTGAACACCAGTGTGGTCGGCCTCAAGCCCGCCGCGGCGGTGCCGCAGTCCGCCTCGCCGGCGGCGGCAAAGCGCGTGCAGGTCGCCCCGGCCAAGGACCGGCGGTCGGCGCTTCTCGGCCTGGCGGCGGTCTTCGCCGTCACGGCCGCCTCCGCCGGGTCGGCCAGGGCAAGCGTCTTCGACGAGTACCTCGAGAAGAGCAAGCTCAACAAG GAGCTGAACGACAAGAAGAGGGCGGCGACGAGCGGCGCCAACTTCGCGCGCGCCTACACCGTCCAGTTCGGCAGCTGCAAGTTCCCCTACAACTTCACCGGCTGCCAGGACCTCGCCAAGCAGAAG AAAGTCCCGTTCATCACCGACGACCTGGAGATCGAGTGCGAGGGGAAGGAGAAGTTCAAGTGCGGATCCAACGTCTTCTGGAAATGGTGA
- the LOC123051616 gene encoding 60S ribosome subunit biogenesis protein NIP7 homolog, protein MRPLDEKETTMVFEKLFKFTGPNLKHLLERPSVEGPDPEPGRYCLRLHKNRVFYASESLVRRATAVSRTRLAGVGTPIGKFTHGGAFHLTVHALDLLAAHARRRIWLKPDTERSFLFGNSVPKSALARITENTKSGDGVVVMSMADVPLGFGVAARGAQDCRKADTNAVVVLHQSDAGEYLRKEEELM, encoded by the coding sequence atgCGGCCGCTCGACGAGAAGGAGACCACGATGGTCTTCGAGAAGCTCTTCAAGTTCACCGGCCCCAACCTGAAGCACCTCCTGGAGCGGCCCTCCGTGGAGGGCCCCGACCCGGAGCCCGGCCGCTACTGCCTCCGCCTCCACAAGAACCGCGTCTTCTACGCCTCCGAGTCGCTCGTCCGCCGCGCCACCGCCGTGTCCCGCACGCGCCTCGCCGGGGTCGGCACGCCCATCGGCAAGTTCACCCACGGCGGCGCCTTCCACCTCACCGTCCACGCGCTCGACCTCCTCGCCGCCCACGCGCGCCGCCGCATCTGGCTCAAGCCCGACACGGAGCGCTCGTTCCTCTTCGGCAACTCCGTGCCCAAGTCCGCGCTCGCGCGCATCACCGAGAACACCAAGTCCGGCGACGGCGTCGTCGTCATGTCCATGGCCGACGTGCCGCTCGGGTTCGGGGTCGCCGCCAGGGGCGCGCAGGACTGCAGGAAGGCCGATACCAACGCCGTGGTGGTGCTCCACCAGTCGGATGCTGGCGAGTACCTCCGCAAGGAGGAGGAGCTCATGTGA
- the LOC123048736 gene encoding rapid alkalinization factor-like yields MARRALPLLLLLLAVAAVAAAPIVHASAEDGEVGTRRRLLQDVGSNNSTDTNGTAGYISYGALYASTVPCPYTGASYYNCRPGAEANPYERGCSAITQCRD; encoded by the coding sequence ATGGCACGCCGTGCTCTGCCTCTGCTCCTCCTGCTCctggccgtcgccgccgtcgcggcAGCACCCATCGTCCACGCGAGCGCCGAGGACGGCGAGGTCGGCACGAGGAGGCGGTTGCTGCAGGACGTCGGCAGCAACAACAGCACCGACACCAACGGCACGGCGGGGTACATCAGCTACGGCGCGCTGTACGCCAGCACGGTGCCGTGCCCCTACACCGGCGCGTCCTACTACAACTGCCGCCCCGGCGCGGAGGCCAACCCCTACGAGCGCGGCTGCTCCGCCATCACGCAGTGCCGCGACTGA